A region of Myxococcus stipitatus DSM 14675 DNA encodes the following proteins:
- a CDS encoding trypsin-like peptidase domain-containing protein, whose product MRRRISCPFVSSRLLTVLLLLALTPLSAGADEDPVGPWLQARMREHAAWFSYSGTGEGRPGAMDLWRERPAGAPGLPNFTPPTSLAPLIRAVEAGVVNITTVSPRESGLSGMKRSTGSGFVLTPEGLVVTNSHVVSGANKIAVRLSDGREFSAEVVGRDASTDVALLRLSGSDLGNLPALYLGDSDRLEVGDWVVAIGNPFGLDHSVSHGMISAKERVLGVGQFDDFIQTDALINPGNSGGPLFNMKGEVVGVNTAVISQGQGIGFAVPINLVKDLLPNLRENGKLERGWLGVVINDDRDRGERRAPMVKDVFRDSPADAAGIRSGDKLVAVNGRAIGSYLQLLRKVALLAPGTEARLTLLRGGVTQEVSVRLVARPKQEATEGLVRHAPSDEDLGLTLRDLTPEVASPMGQEAWSGALVAAVVPRSPADEAGIRLGDVVMEVNRKRVKDAAGVRAALAKGSSGASLLLRVKRGDSLQYVAISR is encoded by the coding sequence TGCGGGAGCATGCCGCCTGGTTCTCCTATTCGGGGACGGGGGAGGGCCGCCCGGGGGCCATGGACCTGTGGCGGGAGCGGCCGGCGGGGGCGCCTGGGTTGCCCAACTTCACGCCGCCCACGTCGCTGGCCCCGCTGATTCGCGCGGTGGAGGCGGGCGTCGTGAACATCACCACCGTGAGCCCTCGGGAGAGCGGGCTCTCGGGGATGAAGCGCTCGACGGGCTCGGGCTTCGTGCTGACGCCGGAGGGACTGGTCGTCACCAACAGCCACGTGGTGTCCGGGGCGAACAAGATCGCGGTGCGCCTGTCGGACGGCCGCGAGTTCTCCGCCGAGGTCGTCGGCCGGGATGCGTCCACGGACGTGGCGCTCCTGCGGCTGAGCGGCTCGGACCTGGGGAACCTGCCCGCGCTGTACCTGGGGGACTCGGACCGGCTGGAGGTGGGAGACTGGGTGGTGGCCATTGGCAACCCCTTCGGTCTGGACCACTCCGTGTCGCACGGGATGATCTCCGCCAAGGAGCGGGTGCTGGGCGTGGGCCAGTTCGACGACTTCATCCAGACGGACGCCCTCATCAACCCGGGCAACTCCGGTGGGCCCCTCTTCAACATGAAGGGCGAAGTCGTCGGGGTGAACACGGCCGTCATCAGCCAGGGGCAGGGCATCGGCTTCGCGGTGCCCATCAACCTGGTGAAGGACCTGCTGCCCAACCTGAGGGAGAACGGGAAGCTGGAGCGCGGCTGGCTGGGCGTGGTCATCAACGATGACCGGGACAGGGGCGAGCGCCGGGCCCCCATGGTGAAGGACGTCTTCCGAGACAGCCCCGCGGACGCCGCGGGCATCCGCTCCGGGGACAAGCTGGTGGCGGTGAACGGGCGGGCCATCGGCTCCTACCTGCAACTGCTCCGCAAGGTGGCGCTGCTGGCGCCGGGCACCGAGGCGCGGCTGACGCTCCTTCGCGGGGGCGTCACGCAGGAGGTGTCGGTGCGGCTGGTCGCGCGTCCCAAGCAGGAGGCGACCGAGGGGCTGGTGCGCCACGCTCCCAGCGACGAGGACCTGGGGCTGACGCTGCGGGATTTGACGCCGGAGGTGGCCTCGCCCATGGGGCAGGAGGCCTGGTCCGGGGCGCTGGTGGCGGCGGTGGTGCCTCGCAGCCCTGCGGACGAGGCGGGGATTCGCTTGGGGGATGTGGTGATGGAGGTCAACCGCAAGCGGGTGAAGGACGCGGCGGGCGTCCGCGCGGCCCTGGCCAAGGGCAGCTCCGGCGCCAGCCTCCTGCTCCGGGTGAAGCGGGGAGACTCCCTCCAGTACGTGGCGATCTCTCGCTGA
- a CDS encoding VOC family protein has product MSARPFQPVTVDHLVLRVADLERMVAFYRDALGCTVDKEVPRLGMTHMRAGSAMIDLISLDGKLGSAGGAGPGREGRNVDHFCITVQPFDEAAIRAHLATHGATPFAPGDRYGANGDGFSFYLHDPEGNTVELKGA; this is encoded by the coding sequence ATGAGCGCTCGTCCCTTTCAGCCAGTCACTGTCGACCACCTCGTCCTTCGCGTCGCGGACCTGGAGCGCATGGTCGCGTTCTATCGGGACGCCCTGGGCTGCACCGTCGACAAGGAAGTGCCCCGCCTCGGGATGACCCACATGCGAGCGGGGTCCGCGATGATCGACCTCATCTCCCTGGATGGGAAGCTGGGGAGCGCGGGCGGAGCGGGCCCGGGGCGGGAGGGGCGCAATGTCGACCACTTCTGCATCACGGTGCAGCCGTTCGACGAGGCGGCGATTCGTGCGCACCTGGCCACGCATGGGGCGACCCCGTTCGCGCCTGGAGACCGGTATGGCGCGAATGGCGACGGCTTCTCGTTCTACCTCCACGACCCGGAGGGGAACACGGTGGAGCTGAAGGGGGCGTAG
- a CDS encoding PilZ domain-containing protein translates to MFERPQERRSHLRFDKVFTVYLSTNDGMMRGVGRNISARGMFVEVRDAVGLGEKLKVTFAGEDGTEMTCLCEVRYQVALAFGRKDGREGSSRGVGLRIVAYETHDDAPLLLVDRERVMH, encoded by the coding sequence GTGTTCGAGCGTCCGCAAGAGCGTCGCAGTCACCTTCGCTTCGACAAGGTCTTCACCGTCTACCTCTCCACCAATGACGGGATGATGAGGGGTGTCGGCCGCAACATCAGCGCGCGGGGCATGTTCGTGGAGGTCCGCGACGCGGTGGGGCTGGGCGAGAAGCTGAAGGTGACGTTCGCGGGCGAGGACGGCACGGAGATGACGTGCCTGTGCGAGGTCCGCTACCAGGTGGCGCTGGCGTTCGGCCGCAAGGACGGGCGCGAGGGCTCCAGCCGCGGGGTGGGCCTGCGAATCGTGGCGTACGAGACGCACGACGACGCGCCGCTGCTCCTGGTGGACCGCGAGCGGGTGATGCACTGA
- a CDS encoding Glu/Leu/Phe/Val family dehydrogenase: MASEENFMRAPAPSPKRTVYTEAMEIFHRAADLIKLDKRVRLELEEPDYEHIFYVTAKLKDRLVPLIPERAKQFSDLPETQVRNKEGLELLANGSIILNGRALLGSDVAIRQGHLRLPDGKVYQLVPGESQRFKAYRVQHNQARGPYKGGLRYHREVSLDLFKALAAEMTWKTAISEVPFGGGKGGIQIDPREYGKEELEAITLRFMYRLKSLIGPNIDIPAPDVGTNPEIMALLYRQFSDGERERHNLRGIVTGKDVRIGGSEGRGKATGQGVAFCIEDYYADRGESVKGKTFVIQGFGNVGSHAANILAGAGARLLAVNDSDGTIYNGDGIDVAALTAYVQDPKNLKRSVLGFPGAQKIEKKDLWDVQADILVPAALGGEITADVAERLKVKLIAEGANGPTTPEADRVLQKRGIELIPDIIANAGGVTVSYYEWIQNKRMERWSEAEVDQRLERAMKRNYRIIRDISRNQPRKTDMHDSRQYCIGEPVDTRCAAMILALKRIEAHYLLEGFSQ, from the coding sequence ATGGCCAGCGAAGAGAACTTCATGCGCGCTCCGGCACCCTCGCCGAAGCGCACCGTCTACACCGAGGCGATGGAGATCTTCCATCGGGCGGCTGACCTCATCAAGCTGGACAAGCGCGTCCGCCTTGAGCTGGAGGAGCCCGACTACGAGCACATCTTCTATGTCACGGCCAAGCTGAAGGACCGTCTGGTCCCCCTCATCCCCGAGCGCGCCAAGCAGTTCTCCGACCTGCCGGAGACCCAGGTGCGCAACAAGGAGGGCCTGGAGCTGCTGGCCAATGGCAGCATCATCCTCAATGGCCGCGCCCTGCTCGGCTCCGACGTGGCCATCCGCCAGGGCCACCTGCGCCTGCCGGACGGCAAGGTCTACCAGCTGGTCCCCGGTGAGTCCCAGCGCTTCAAGGCCTACCGCGTCCAGCACAACCAGGCCCGTGGCCCCTACAAGGGCGGCCTGCGCTACCACCGCGAAGTCTCCCTGGATCTCTTCAAGGCCCTGGCCGCGGAGATGACCTGGAAGACGGCCATCTCCGAGGTCCCCTTCGGCGGCGGCAAGGGCGGCATCCAGATCGACCCGCGCGAGTACGGCAAGGAAGAGCTGGAGGCCATCACCCTGCGCTTCATGTACCGGCTCAAGAGCCTCATCGGGCCGAACATCGACATCCCCGCCCCGGACGTGGGCACCAACCCGGAGATCATGGCGCTGCTGTACCGCCAGTTCTCCGACGGTGAGCGCGAGCGCCACAACCTGCGCGGCATCGTCACGGGCAAGGACGTGCGCATCGGCGGCTCCGAGGGCCGCGGCAAGGCCACCGGCCAGGGCGTCGCGTTCTGCATCGAGGACTACTACGCCGACCGCGGCGAGAGCGTGAAGGGCAAGACCTTCGTCATCCAGGGCTTCGGCAACGTGGGCAGCCACGCCGCCAACATCCTGGCCGGCGCGGGCGCGCGGCTGCTCGCGGTGAATGACTCCGACGGCACCATCTACAACGGTGACGGCATCGACGTGGCGGCCCTCACCGCCTACGTCCAGGACCCGAAGAACCTCAAGCGCAGCGTGCTGGGCTTCCCGGGTGCGCAGAAGATCGAGAAGAAGGACCTGTGGGACGTCCAGGCGGACATCCTGGTCCCGGCCGCGCTGGGCGGGGAAATCACCGCCGACGTCGCCGAGCGCCTCAAGGTCAAGCTCATCGCCGAGGGCGCCAACGGCCCCACCACCCCGGAGGCCGACCGCGTCCTGCAGAAGCGCGGCATCGAGCTCATCCCGGACATCATCGCCAACGCCGGCGGCGTGACGGTGAGCTACTACGAGTGGATCCAGAACAAGCGCATGGAGCGCTGGAGCGAGGCCGAGGTCGACCAGCGCCTCGAGCGCGCGATGAAGCGCAACTACCGCATCATCCGCGACATCTCCCGCAACCAGCCGCGCAAGACGGACATGCACGACAGCCGCCAGTACTGCATCGGCGAGCCCGTGGACACCCGCTGCGCCGCGATGATTCTCGCGCTCAAGCGCATCGAGGCCCACTACCTGCTCGAGGGCTTCTCGCAGTAA
- a CDS encoding DUF6066 family protein has product MSRFLVALAAVLLPTLALADVDPRFAKLRDESEPLGGLGAFLEKYVGACEGALVDPQCKAQAEAFRKKYQGKQLYMIVTEDDANMLAPGPYSPATGEYTINITPFFPGGRYAMTHGTPKKTDANGNPVMPLLTVTGTLPEGWNIQMFSRMFSMRGVRAQVVFTPQSVWSLPKKGGGKNYGVTARIDGLLVSEGRTGGQLGLWLNGKDANARR; this is encoded by the coding sequence TTGAGCCGCTTCCTGGTCGCCCTCGCCGCCGTCCTCCTGCCCACCCTGGCCCTGGCCGACGTGGACCCCCGCTTCGCCAAGCTGCGAGACGAGTCCGAGCCCCTGGGCGGGCTGGGCGCCTTCCTGGAGAAGTACGTGGGGGCCTGTGAGGGGGCGCTGGTGGACCCGCAGTGCAAGGCCCAGGCGGAGGCCTTCCGCAAGAAGTACCAGGGCAAGCAGCTCTACATGATTGTGACGGAGGACGACGCCAACATGCTGGCGCCGGGCCCGTACTCCCCCGCGACGGGCGAGTACACCATCAACATCACCCCGTTCTTCCCCGGGGGCCGCTACGCGATGACGCACGGCACGCCCAAGAAGACGGATGCCAACGGCAACCCGGTCATGCCCCTGCTCACCGTCACCGGCACCCTGCCGGAGGGGTGGAACATCCAGATGTTCTCGCGGATGTTCTCCATGCGCGGCGTGCGCGCGCAGGTGGTCTTCACGCCGCAGAGCGTGTGGTCCCTGCCCAAGAAGGGCGGCGGGAAGAACTACGGCGTGACGGCGCGAATCGACGGGCTGCTCGTCAGCGAGGGCCGCACGGGCGGACAGCTGGGCCTGTGGCTCAACGGCAAGGACGCCAACGCCCGCCGCTAG